One Dysosmobacter welbionis DNA segment encodes these proteins:
- the cas4 gene encoding CRISPR-associated protein Cas4, translating into MIDFSEDLLPLSGLQHFAFCRRQWALIHLEQQWQENLRTVEGGLLHRRAHDEAARERRGDTLILRGLQVVSHQLGLSGQCDVVEFHATPKGVPLQGEEGLWQPYPVEYKRGKPKSHQADELQLCAQAMCLEEMLCCSIPEGALFYGEPRRRTVVLFTPELRETVRRDSDEMHQLYHRGHTPKAKPSKSCNACSLKELCLPQLVRRESVQTYLRRAMEESP; encoded by the coding sequence GTGATTGATTTTTCTGAGGACCTCCTCCCCCTCTCCGGTCTGCAGCACTTCGCGTTCTGCCGGCGGCAGTGGGCACTGATCCATCTGGAGCAGCAATGGCAGGAGAACCTGCGGACTGTGGAGGGCGGCCTTCTCCATCGCAGAGCCCACGACGAGGCGGCCCGGGAGCGGCGGGGCGATACCCTGATCCTCCGGGGATTGCAGGTGGTCTCCCATCAACTGGGGCTTTCCGGCCAGTGCGACGTGGTGGAATTCCACGCCACCCCCAAAGGCGTACCGCTTCAGGGGGAGGAGGGGCTTTGGCAGCCGTATCCCGTGGAGTATAAGCGGGGAAAGCCCAAATCCCATCAGGCGGATGAACTGCAGCTGTGCGCCCAGGCCATGTGCCTGGAGGAGATGCTCTGCTGCTCTATTCCAGAAGGCGCTCTGTTCTATGGGGAGCCACGCCGCCGCACGGTGGTGCTCTTCACCCCGGAGCTACGGGAGACGGTGCGCAGGGACTCCGACGAAATGCACCAGCTGTACCATCGAGGCCATACGCCCAAGGCCAAGCCCTCCAAATCCTGCAACGCCTGCTCTCTCAAGGAGCTGTGCCTGCCCCAGCTGGTCCGGCGGGAGAGCGTCCAGACGTATCTGCGCCGCGCCATGGAGGAATCGCCATGA
- a CDS encoding LysR family transcriptional regulator yields MTFQQLSFVVEVANCESINKAAERLYTSQSNVSNSIKALEEELGIQIFLRTKKGVSVTEEGREFLSYANEIIDKKIFVEDLYAKSHFRKQYFSVSSMRSFFLSTPITRLWPQISDGHGGSIYIRLKKQSFYDVLDDVQHCRSDLGIVFLMKSHSNRITRLCSVKDLDYHLLGESHISIVTRADHPILQAQETVPVEDRMTDYPYVIAENHENFGRFYDDDSESISQLFQSPPKCIISINDSAASQDIVAQSDAFFISSTRWQHPQHYHFSSVPLKGEDSILAHYYVTKKGQTPHPLTAPYVEELKKMFHGL; encoded by the coding sequence ATGACGTTCCAACAGCTCAGCTTCGTGGTAGAGGTCGCCAACTGCGAATCCATCAACAAAGCCGCCGAGCGGCTCTATACGTCCCAGAGCAATGTCAGCAACAGCATCAAGGCCTTGGAGGAAGAATTGGGAATCCAGATCTTCCTTCGAACCAAAAAGGGCGTTTCCGTCACGGAAGAGGGGCGGGAGTTCTTGAGCTATGCAAACGAGATCATAGACAAAAAAATTTTTGTAGAAGATCTGTATGCAAAGAGCCACTTCCGCAAGCAGTATTTCAGTGTCTCTTCCATGCGATCCTTCTTTCTCAGCACGCCCATCACAAGGCTTTGGCCGCAGATTTCAGACGGCCACGGCGGCTCTATCTATATCAGGCTGAAAAAACAGTCTTTTTACGATGTTCTGGATGATGTGCAGCACTGCCGCTCCGACCTGGGGATCGTCTTCCTGATGAAATCCCACAGTAATCGGATCACGCGGCTTTGCAGCGTAAAGGACTTGGATTACCATCTGTTGGGGGAGAGCCATATCAGCATCGTCACGAGAGCGGACCACCCCATTCTGCAGGCTCAGGAGACCGTTCCGGTGGAAGACCGTATGACGGACTATCCCTATGTGATTGCAGAAAACCACGAGAATTTCGGCAGATTTTACGATGATGATTCCGAGTCCATCTCTCAACTGTTTCAGTCTCCCCCAAAATGCATCATCTCTATTAACGACAGTGCTGCCAGCCAGGATATTGTGGCCCAATCCGATGCTTTTTTCATCAGTTCTACCCGCTGGCAGCATCCGCAGCACTACCATTTTTCCTCGGTCCCGCTTAAGGGAGAAGATAGTATCCTGGCCCATTATTATGTCACCAAGAAGGGGCAGACGCCTCACCCTTTGACCGCTCCCTATGTGGAAGAACTGAAAAAAATGTTCCATGGTCTTTAA
- the cas5c gene encoding type I-C CRISPR-associated protein Cas5c, which translates to MKYLYQNLSMERYAAPPFHKRKKGVHADAHLFGGLGDYALFTRPEMKVERVSYDVMTPSAARGLIEAIYWHPGLRWVIDCIHVCAPIRFTNLRRNEVKSTLSARSVRTVMERGTGELYLCTANDIQQRAALLLRDVHYVIEAHFDVTDKAAPGDNPGKFQDIVKRRIQRGQFYHQPCFGCREFPAQFRWCEEPPPCPEELKGPRDLGWMLYDMDYTNPEDIRPLFFRASLEDGVLRVPGRNSREVRG; encoded by the coding sequence TTGAAATACCTATACCAAAATCTGTCTATGGAGCGGTACGCTGCTCCACCCTTCCACAAACGAAAGAAAGGAGTGCATGCTGATGCCCATCTCTTTGGAGGTCTGGGGGACTACGCCCTCTTCACCAGACCGGAGATGAAGGTGGAACGGGTCAGCTATGATGTCATGACCCCTTCGGCAGCCCGGGGGCTGATCGAGGCAATTTACTGGCATCCGGGGCTGCGGTGGGTGATCGACTGCATCCACGTGTGCGCGCCGATCCGGTTCACCAATCTGCGGCGCAATGAGGTGAAGTCCACTCTCTCCGCCCGGTCTGTCCGCACCGTCATGGAACGCGGGACCGGAGAGCTGTATCTCTGTACTGCCAACGACATCCAGCAGCGGGCGGCGCTGCTGCTGCGGGATGTGCACTATGTCATTGAGGCCCATTTTGATGTGACGGACAAAGCCGCTCCCGGGGATAACCCGGGCAAGTTCCAGGACATTGTCAAGCGCCGCATCCAGCGGGGGCAGTTCTATCATCAGCCCTGCTTCGGCTGCCGGGAATTTCCCGCCCAGTTCCGTTGGTGCGAGGAGCCGCCGCCCTGTCCGGAGGAGCTGAAAGGGCCAAGGGATCTGGGCTGGATGCTGTATGACATGGATTACACGAACCCGGAGGATATCCGCCCCCTGTTCTTCCGGGCGTCCCTGGAAGACGGCGTCCTGCGGGTCCCTGGGCGGAACAGCAGGGAGGTGCGGGGATGA
- the cas7c gene encoding type I-C CRISPR-associated protein Cas7/Csd2: protein MSEPIKNRYEFVILFDVENGNPNGDPDAGNMPRVDPETGLGLVTDVCLKRKIRNYVETVKEDAAGYRIYVKDGVPLNRSDAEAYKALDVDEKTAKEKKKADPELDRKIRDWMCANFYDIRAFGAVMTTFMKAALNCGQVRGPVQLGFARSVEPVIPQEITITRVAITTEADAEKKGTEMGRKYIVPYGLYRCEGYISANLASKTTGFSEEDLSLLWEAILNMFENDHSAARGKMAVRELIVFRHDSELGCAPAWKLFDTVKIARKDPADASPARSFGDYTVSVDESALPAGITCTRMG, encoded by the coding sequence ATGTCTGAACCCATCAAGAACCGCTATGAATTTGTCATTCTCTTTGACGTGGAAAATGGCAACCCCAATGGAGACCCGGATGCGGGGAATATGCCCCGGGTAGATCCCGAAACCGGCCTGGGCCTTGTCACGGACGTGTGCCTGAAGAGAAAAATCCGCAATTATGTAGAGACGGTCAAGGAAGACGCTGCCGGCTACCGCATCTATGTGAAGGACGGGGTCCCTCTCAACCGGAGCGATGCCGAGGCCTACAAGGCGCTGGATGTCGATGAAAAAACCGCTAAGGAGAAGAAAAAAGCCGATCCGGAACTGGACCGAAAAATCCGGGACTGGATGTGCGCCAACTTCTACGACATCCGCGCCTTCGGCGCGGTGATGACCACGTTTATGAAGGCCGCCCTGAACTGCGGGCAGGTCCGCGGCCCGGTGCAGCTGGGCTTTGCCCGCAGCGTGGAGCCCGTTATCCCCCAGGAGATCACCATTACACGGGTGGCCATCACTACCGAGGCGGACGCGGAGAAAAAGGGGACGGAGATGGGCCGCAAGTACATCGTCCCCTATGGACTGTACCGGTGCGAGGGCTATATCTCCGCCAATCTGGCCAGCAAGACCACCGGTTTCTCCGAGGAGGACCTGTCCCTGCTGTGGGAGGCCATCCTCAACATGTTCGAGAACGATCACTCCGCCGCCCGCGGCAAGATGGCAGTCCGGGAGCTGATCGTCTTCAGGCACGACAGCGAGCTGGGCTGCGCCCCCGCCTGGAAGCTGTTCGACACGGTAAAGATCGCCCGAAAGGACCCGGCGGACGCCTCCCCCGCCCGCTCCTTTGGAGACTACACTGTCTCAGTGGACGAGTCCGCGCTGCCCGCCGGCATCACCTGTACCCGCATGGGGTGA
- the cas3 gene encoding CRISPR-associated helicase Cas3', translating to MDTYAYLAHLTEDGRTQTILEHLKGTASLCSAFAAAFDAEAQGQLAGMAHDIGKYSAAFQRRLHGGPKVDHASAGAFECLKAQQLAAAFAISGHHGGLPDGGGRGDAAGAGTFWGRINRASQGRLEDYHAWQSEFSLPHANTPAFAGTRLEGMFFTRMLFSCLVDADYTDTGAFMDNSPYLPASSSSMEELWRRLETYVSGWFPPKGALNMQRCVILEQCMSAGAQYGPGLFTLTVPTGGGKTVASLSFALAQAKARRMKRIVYVIPYTSIIEQTAQAFREILGDENVLEFHSGVQFDQQEDDASSPEAVPLTRSVETWDVPVIVTTAVQFFESLYACQPSKCRKLHNLAQSVLIFDEAQMLPLPYLRPCVWAIAQLVRHYGASAVLCTATQPALDPIFQEFAPEIPIREICPMAEAHWESFRRVSFQQAGTLSWMDLAARLQQQEQVLCVVNTRRAAREVFHQLSGPGNFHLSTLMYPAHRRRILDEIRRRLRDGLPCRVVSTSLIEAGVDVDFPAVYRELSGLDSILQAAGRCNREGKRPPEDSIVTIFQGEDPPPRLFETSIGAGKIVLDHCQDVSSRAAIHTYFSTLLDLKGAEAQDAHHILPLMESEFFPFRTVAERFHLIESPTTTVYLPLEEGAGLVELLRSGQYSRTLYRRLGQYGVSVYPQHLAALEQAGALEHLEDGSVVLRDIGLYTQTTGLTLEPSGGNALFIG from the coding sequence ATGGATACTTACGCCTATCTGGCCCATCTCACAGAAGACGGCCGGACCCAGACAATTCTGGAACATCTCAAAGGCACCGCGTCTCTGTGTTCCGCTTTCGCAGCTGCTTTTGACGCAGAGGCGCAGGGACAGCTGGCCGGTATGGCTCACGACATCGGAAAATACTCCGCTGCCTTTCAGCGGCGGCTCCATGGCGGGCCGAAAGTGGATCACGCCTCTGCCGGGGCTTTCGAGTGTCTGAAAGCTCAACAGCTGGCGGCTGCTTTTGCGATCTCCGGACACCACGGCGGCCTCCCCGACGGCGGCGGCCGGGGAGACGCCGCTGGCGCCGGCACCTTTTGGGGGCGCATCAATCGGGCGAGTCAAGGGAGGCTGGAGGACTATCATGCCTGGCAGAGTGAATTCTCCCTGCCTCATGCAAATACCCCCGCATTTGCGGGAACAAGGCTGGAGGGGATGTTTTTCACGCGGATGCTCTTTTCCTGCCTGGTAGATGCAGACTACACAGATACGGGCGCGTTTATGGACAACAGCCCGTATCTGCCAGCATCGTCCTCCTCTATGGAGGAATTGTGGCGCCGCCTGGAAACCTATGTCTCCGGCTGGTTTCCCCCAAAAGGCGCTCTGAACATGCAGCGATGTGTGATTTTGGAACAGTGCATGTCGGCGGGGGCACAGTATGGACCAGGCCTCTTCACGCTGACAGTGCCCACCGGCGGAGGAAAAACCGTGGCATCCCTGTCCTTTGCGCTGGCGCAGGCCAAAGCCCGCAGGATGAAGCGAATCGTTTATGTGATCCCCTACACATCGATTATCGAGCAGACTGCCCAGGCCTTTCGGGAGATTTTGGGTGATGAAAATGTTCTGGAATTTCACTCCGGTGTGCAGTTCGACCAGCAGGAGGACGATGCATCCAGTCCGGAGGCCGTTCCGCTGACCCGGTCTGTGGAGACGTGGGATGTTCCTGTAATCGTCACCACAGCAGTCCAATTCTTTGAATCCCTTTATGCCTGCCAGCCTTCCAAATGCCGGAAGCTCCACAACCTGGCCCAGAGCGTCCTGATCTTTGACGAGGCCCAGATGCTCCCCCTCCCCTATCTGCGACCCTGTGTCTGGGCGATTGCCCAGCTGGTCCGGCACTACGGCGCTTCCGCTGTTTTGTGTACCGCCACTCAGCCCGCTTTGGACCCCATTTTTCAGGAATTCGCTCCGGAGATCCCCATCCGGGAGATTTGCCCCATGGCCGAAGCGCACTGGGAGTCCTTCCGCCGGGTTTCCTTCCAGCAGGCAGGAACGCTGTCCTGGATGGACCTGGCCGCCCGCCTGCAGCAGCAGGAGCAGGTTCTGTGCGTCGTCAACACCCGCCGGGCCGCGCGGGAGGTCTTCCACCAACTGTCCGGTCCAGGCAATTTCCATCTCTCCACCCTGATGTACCCCGCGCACCGCAGGAGAATTCTGGATGAGATCCGCCGGCGCCTGCGGGATGGGCTGCCCTGCCGGGTGGTCTCCACCTCTCTCATCGAGGCCGGTGTCGATGTGGATTTCCCAGCCGTCTATCGGGAGCTGTCCGGTCTGGACTCCATCCTCCAGGCCGCTGGGCGGTGCAACCGGGAGGGCAAGCGCCCTCCGGAGGACAGCATCGTCACCATCTTTCAGGGAGAAGATCCACCTCCCCGTCTGTTTGAGACCTCCATCGGCGCCGGGAAGATCGTCCTGGATCACTGCCAGGACGTCAGTTCCCGAGCGGCCATACACACCTATTTCTCCACGTTGCTGGATTTGAAAGGCGCGGAAGCTCAGGATGCCCACCACATCCTGCCGCTGATGGAATCGGAGTTCTTCCCCTTCCGCACTGTGGCGGAGCGATTCCACCTGATTGAAAGCCCCACCACAACCGTGTACCTTCCTCTGGAGGAGGGCGCCGGACTTGTGGAATTGCTGCGGAGCGGTCAATACAGCCGCACACTGTACCGCCGCCTGGGGCAATACGGCGTGTCGGTCTATCCGCAGCATTTAGCGGCATTGGAGCAGGCAGGGGCGCTGGAGCATCTGGAGGACGGCTCCGTGGTCCTGCGGGATATTGGGCTGTATACACAGACTACCGGGCTGACTCTGGAGCCCAGCGGTGGAAATGCCCTGTTCATCGGATAG
- the cas8c gene encoding type I-C CRISPR-associated protein Cas8c/Csd1, translated as MILQALTDYYRVLEQAGKIDAPGWAPVKVSYALLLSENGTLEQVLDIQTEQPRGKKMVSAPQILSLPAPVKRTVGVAANFLCDNAGYLLGIDSKGKPQRTRECFEASRSLHERLLAGVDSPAARAVTAFFRSWDPETAREHPALAEHLEDILSGGNLIFRTLDGYVHRDPSVRRAWDASYQTKGDGPQGICLVTGQPGPVESVHPAIKNVAGAQSSGAALVSFNAPAFCSYGKEQNLNAPTGKYAAFAYTSALNALLADREHVFRVGDATVVCWARSGERGYQDVFQTFFSDFYDETDLKGLVGALCQGNPVVYDETKLDPSMDFYILGLSPNSARLSVRFFLHNTFGGFLRNVQAHYDRLEIVRPAYDKFETLPLWKLLSETVNQNARDKSPAPDLAGEVLRAVLTNTRYPATLLNGAALRIRAEREVTRGRAAIVKAYYQKLAETTKHENPDIPEEVLQVSLNPDASNVPYTLGRLFSLLEAIQASANPGINATIKDKYFNSAAATPAVIFPVLINLAQKHLKKLRGSNAGLVVFYEKQLTELCSRIGKAYPAHMNLPQQGSFQLGYYCQTQARYQKKEEAKDV; from the coding sequence ATGATCTTACAGGCGCTGACCGACTACTACCGGGTACTGGAACAGGCCGGGAAGATCGACGCCCCCGGCTGGGCGCCGGTGAAGGTGTCCTATGCGCTGCTGCTCTCGGAAAACGGCACGCTGGAGCAGGTGCTTGACATTCAGACGGAACAGCCGCGGGGAAAGAAGATGGTTTCCGCGCCGCAGATCCTCTCCCTCCCCGCGCCTGTGAAACGAACGGTGGGAGTGGCCGCCAACTTCCTCTGCGACAACGCCGGTTATCTGCTGGGGATCGACAGCAAGGGCAAGCCCCAGCGAACGCGGGAGTGCTTTGAAGCCAGCAGATCTCTACACGAGCGGCTGCTGGCGGGTGTAGACTCCCCCGCCGCCCGGGCGGTCACCGCTTTCTTCCGCTCTTGGGACCCCGAGACAGCCCGGGAACACCCCGCTCTGGCGGAGCATCTGGAGGACATCCTCTCCGGCGGCAACCTGATCTTCCGCACCCTGGACGGCTATGTCCACAGGGACCCCTCCGTCCGGAGGGCCTGGGACGCATCCTATCAGACCAAGGGGGATGGTCCTCAGGGAATCTGTTTGGTCACCGGGCAGCCGGGACCGGTGGAAAGCGTCCACCCCGCCATCAAAAATGTGGCGGGTGCCCAGTCCAGCGGAGCGGCCCTGGTGTCCTTCAACGCCCCGGCCTTCTGCTCCTACGGAAAGGAGCAGAACCTCAACGCTCCCACCGGCAAGTATGCGGCATTTGCATATACCTCTGCATTGAACGCGCTCCTGGCCGACCGGGAACACGTCTTTCGCGTGGGCGATGCTACCGTCGTCTGCTGGGCCAGAAGCGGAGAGCGGGGATATCAGGACGTCTTTCAGACGTTTTTCTCCGATTTCTATGACGAAACGGACCTGAAAGGGCTGGTTGGCGCCTTGTGTCAGGGCAATCCGGTGGTCTACGATGAGACAAAACTGGACCCCAGCATGGACTTTTACATCCTGGGCCTGTCTCCCAATTCCGCCCGCCTGTCGGTGCGGTTTTTCCTCCACAATACGTTCGGCGGGTTTCTGCGGAATGTCCAGGCCCATTATGACCGGCTGGAGATCGTCCGCCCGGCCTACGACAAATTTGAGACGCTGCCCCTCTGGAAGCTGCTCAGTGAGACCGTCAACCAAAATGCCAGGGACAAATCCCCTGCTCCCGACCTGGCCGGTGAAGTGCTGCGGGCAGTCCTGACCAATACCCGGTATCCCGCCACGCTGCTGAACGGCGCGGCCCTTCGGATCCGGGCGGAGCGGGAGGTCACTCGGGGGCGGGCAGCCATCGTAAAAGCCTACTACCAAAAGCTTGCAGAAACTACCAAACACGAAAATCCAGACATACCAGAGGAGGTCTTGCAAGTGTCCCTGAATCCGGATGCATCGAACGTGCCCTATACGCTGGGCCGGCTCTTTTCCCTGTTGGAAGCCATTCAGGCCTCTGCAAATCCCGGCATCAACGCCACCATCAAGGACAAGTATTTCAACTCCGCCGCCGCTACGCCGGCCGTGATTTTTCCCGTTCTCATCAATCTGGCGCAGAAGCATCTGAAAAAGCTGCGCGGCTCCAACGCAGGGCTGGTGGTCTTCTATGAAAAACAGCTGACAGAGCTTTGCAGCCGCATTGGGAAAGCGTATCCCGCCCACATGAATCTGCCCCAGCAGGGCTCGTTCCAGCTGGGCTACTACTGCCAGACCCAGGCCCGCTATCAGAAAAAGGAGGAAGCGAAAGATGTCTGA
- the cas2 gene encoding CRISPR-associated endonuclease Cas2 encodes MLVLITYDVNTEDPAGRKRLRQIARQCVNYGQRVQNSVFECMLDTAQCKVLQAKLLSIMDPERDSLRFYYLGKRYENKIEHFGNQRSYQPEAPLIL; translated from the coding sequence ATGCTGGTACTGATTACCTATGATGTGAACACGGAGGACCCCGCCGGCCGCAAACGCCTGCGGCAGATCGCCAGGCAGTGCGTCAACTACGGCCAGCGGGTCCAGAACTCCGTCTTTGAGTGTATGCTGGACACTGCCCAGTGCAAGGTGCTGCAGGCCAAACTGCTCTCCATCATGGACCCGGAAAGAGATAGTCTGCGGTTTTACTATCTGGGAAAGCGCTATGAAAACAAGATCGAGCACTTCGGCAATCAGCGCAGCTACCAACCGGAGGCCCCTCTGATCCTCTGA
- the cas1c gene encoding type I-C CRISPR-associated endonuclease Cas1c produces the protein MRHLLNTLFVNSEDIYLSLDGENVVASRGKQEMARYPLHILSGIVSFSYAGASPALMGACVQRDVSLAFCTPRGRFLARVSGESSGNVLLQRTQYRTADDPGPCCRIARNMIFGKVHNTRWSVERTRRDHGLRIDESAFSNASAQLRALLPQIAAETSLEQLRGLEGAGATIYFSVFDQMILGEKPLFAFSNRNRRPPLDPVNALLSFAYSLLTHDCASALESVGLDAYVGFLHRDRPGRTSFALDLMEELRPCLADRFVLTLINNRVVHRDDFQFRENGAVYLTDSGRKVFLTHWQERKKAELTHPYLGEKIPWGLVPYVQALLLARTLRDDLEEYPPFLWK, from the coding sequence ATGAGACATCTTCTGAATACGCTGTTTGTCAACAGTGAGGACATCTACCTGTCTCTGGACGGGGAGAATGTGGTGGCCAGCCGCGGCAAGCAGGAGATGGCTCGCTATCCCCTCCACATTCTCTCCGGTATCGTCTCCTTCTCCTACGCCGGCGCCTCTCCGGCGCTGATGGGGGCCTGTGTCCAGAGGGATGTGTCTCTGGCGTTCTGCACGCCCCGGGGACGGTTTCTCGCCCGGGTATCCGGGGAATCCTCCGGGAATGTGCTGCTGCAGCGGACACAGTACCGGACAGCAGATGATCCCGGCCCCTGCTGCCGGATCGCCCGCAACATGATCTTTGGAAAGGTGCACAACACCCGGTGGAGCGTTGAGCGTACCCGGCGGGACCACGGCCTCCGGATAGATGAAAGCGCGTTTTCCAACGCCTCCGCCCAGCTGCGGGCGCTGCTGCCCCAGATCGCCGCCGAAACCTCCCTGGAGCAGCTGCGGGGCCTGGAGGGCGCCGGGGCCACGATCTACTTCAGCGTGTTTGACCAGATGATCTTAGGGGAGAAACCGCTGTTTGCCTTTTCGAACCGAAACCGCCGGCCGCCGCTGGACCCGGTCAACGCCCTGCTGTCCTTCGCATACAGCCTGCTGACGCACGACTGTGCCTCCGCTCTGGAGAGCGTGGGGCTGGACGCCTATGTGGGATTTCTCCACCGGGACCGCCCCGGGCGAACCTCTTTTGCCCTGGACTTGATGGAGGAACTGCGTCCCTGCCTTGCGGACCGCTTCGTCCTGACTCTAATCAACAATCGTGTCGTGCACAGGGACGACTTCCAGTTCCGGGAAAATGGGGCGGTCTATCTGACGGACTCCGGCCGCAAGGTCTTTTTGACCCACTGGCAGGAGCGGAAAAAAGCTGAACTGACGCACCCCTATCTGGGAGAGAAGATCCCCTGGGGCCTGGTCCCCTATGTACAGGCGCTGCTGTTGGCCCGGACTCTGCGGGACGACCTGGAGGAATACCCGCCCTTTTTGTGGAAGTGA
- a CDS encoding DUF6514 family protein → MYKYEVFKIHSLSSRSYGILAKEKIGRSWITVAVTAPFSNDYGTAHQLAESCSARQLSPPHLVDVVSDFIS, encoded by the coding sequence ATGTACAAGTATGAGGTATTTAAGATACATTCTTTATCTTCCAGATCTTACGGCATTCTTGCTAAAGAAAAAATAGGCCGAAGTTGGATTACAGTAGCAGTTACTGCCCCTTTTTCCAACGATTACGGAACCGCCCATCAACTAGCTGAATCCTGTTCTGCCCGCCAGCTTTCTCCCCCGCATCTCGTGGATGTTGTTTCTGATTTTATCTCTTAG
- a CDS encoding helix-turn-helix domain-containing protein, producing the protein MTKITLRRIFSKHVLLKRTQFQLTQAQLAEAVGTSHGWIQKIESGKKMPGFFLAIKLAVFLEIDMNSFLKDLMEASGTPITASKRQESLVHTHAAKESGDTEVTGHVQV; encoded by the coding sequence ATGACAAAAATAACTTTACGACGAATTTTTTCAAAGCACGTCCTTCTCAAACGTACGCAATTTCAACTGACACAGGCTCAACTTGCAGAGGCGGTTGGGACCTCCCATGGATGGATTCAGAAAATTGAATCTGGTAAGAAGATGCCTGGCTTTTTTCTCGCAATCAAACTTGCAGTCTTTCTCGAAATTGATATGAATAGCTTTCTGAAAGATCTGATGGAAGCCTCTGGCACTCCAATAACTGCATCTAAACGTCAGGAGTCTCTTGTTCATACCCATGCAGCAAAAGAATCCGGGGATACTGAGGTGACTGGTCATGTACAAGTATGA